The region CTGACCGTACGACTTGCAGCGGAACCGTCCTCACTCGTCCGTTCAATTCGTCGTGATGAGGTGCACGTCCGGGAAGCCGGGAACTTCGAGCCGGGTGCCGGGGAATTCGGGGCCGGTATCGACGGTGAGGAAGAGCTGGTAGATGCTGTCGCCGAAGGTTTGATGGTAGGTGGCAAGCGGCGAGTTGTCGTCCTGGTGTTGGACGAGGTCGATCCAGTATTCGTGCACGAAGTAGCGCCAGCCTTGCTGATGACCTTCGTACCCGTGATCGAGCGCCGAAACCGGGGCGGAGAACATCTGGCCGTAGGGGACGGTGGCCGCGGTCACGTCGGCTGTCACGATGGTCAGGCCGGTGATGCCCTTGACGCCGTTTGCATGCTCGGCTTCCTTGCCGGTGGGGACGCGGAGCGCGCGGTCGGTCACATCCTGAATGAGGAATGGCAGAAAGACGGGCGGATCGGTTCGCAGCGCGGCCGATTTCCACTGGAGTTGCTCGCCGTCGGGACGAAGACGAGCGCCGTCTTTGCGGTCGACCGCGAAAATTTCCAGCGCGGCGAGCCGGTCCAGCTCGTGGTCGAGCGCGTCGGCGCCGACCGCGAACGTGACGAATCCCTCCTTGCCGCCCATCTTCTCGAACCAGGGATGGCCTTTGGCGAGCTCGGCATCCTCGATCCCGATCAGCTCCAGGTAGGACCCGTCTGCAAAGGGGATGAGCGCGTTATGGGTGCCGGTGGGATGCGATCCGCCCGGGGTGACGGTGAATCCAGCCTCCTGGAAGGC is a window of Thermomicrobiales bacterium DNA encoding:
- a CDS encoding VOC family protein codes for the protein MLTGIDHIVIAVDLLTTASAAFQEAGFTVTPGGSHPTGTHNALIPFADGSYLELIGIEDAELAKGHPWFEKMGGKEGFVTFAVGADALDHELDRLAALEIFAVDRKDGARLRPDGEQLQWKSAALRTDPPVFLPFLIQDVTDRALRVPTGKEAEHANGVKGITGLTIVTADVTAATVPYGQMFSAPVSALDHGYEGHQQGWRYFVHEYWIDLVQHQDDNSPLATYHQTFGDSIYQLFLTVDTGPEFPGTRLEVPGFPDVHLITTN